The Micromonospora krabiensis genome window below encodes:
- a CDS encoding SigE family RNA polymerase sigma factor produces MTFEEYVGSRGPALLRLARLLTGDEHRAEDLTQDVLARAYVHWRRIVRTERPDVYVRRMLVNANTSWWRRRSSRELAVDAFAERPQRGDLGGEAADRDEMWRLILGLPDRQRAVLVLRYYEDLDDATIAQILDCSPVTVRTHAMRALANLRERCGVPTTNGSRR; encoded by the coding sequence GTGACCTTCGAGGAGTACGTCGGCAGTCGCGGCCCGGCCCTGTTGCGCCTGGCCCGGTTGCTCACCGGCGACGAGCACCGGGCCGAGGACCTCACCCAGGACGTGCTCGCCCGCGCGTACGTGCACTGGCGGCGGATCGTCCGCACCGAACGGCCCGACGTGTACGTGCGCCGGATGCTGGTCAACGCCAACACGTCGTGGTGGCGTCGCCGCTCCAGCCGCGAACTGGCCGTCGACGCCTTCGCCGAGCGCCCGCAGCGCGGCGACCTCGGTGGCGAGGCGGCCGACCGGGACGAGATGTGGCGGCTGATCCTCGGCCTGCCCGACCGCCAGCGGGCGGTCCTCGTGCTTCGCTACTACGAGGACCTGGACGACGCCACCATCGCGCAGATCCTCGACTGCTCGCCGGTCACCGTCCGCACCCACGCGATGCGGGCGCTCGCCAATCTCCGGGAGCGCTGCGGCGTCCCGACGACGAACGGGAGCCGACGGTGA
- a CDS encoding FHA domain-containing protein, which yields MEERHELLPLLTVAGGPMRGASFRLRPAPQVIGRAPTVDVVVHDPHLSRRHAEVWLAPEGASLRDLGSTNGTWLNDRRIVDVEQLADGDVIRLGRTELRFFDPGVARTDPVGLSFGLIRRDQRPTLPLPVPLTSPPTAVR from the coding sequence ATGGAGGAGCGTCACGAACTGCTGCCGTTGTTGACGGTTGCCGGCGGTCCGATGCGGGGTGCGAGCTTCCGGCTGCGCCCGGCGCCGCAGGTGATCGGGCGTGCGCCCACGGTCGACGTGGTCGTCCACGACCCGCACCTCAGCCGACGGCACGCCGAGGTCTGGCTGGCCCCCGAGGGTGCGTCGCTGCGGGACCTGGGCTCGACCAACGGCACCTGGCTCAACGACCGGCGGATCGTCGACGTCGAGCAGCTCGCCGACGGCGACGTGATCCGGCTCGGCCGCACCGAGCTGCGCTTCTTCGACCCGGGGGTGGCGCGTACCGACCCCGTCGGGCTGAGCTTCGGCCTGATCCGTCGGGACCAACGCCCGACCCTGCCGCTGCCGGTACCGCTGACGAGCCCGCCGACCGCCGTCCGCTGA
- a CDS encoding alpha/beta hydrolase gives MSTPIRASSILPGHREDIELHTADGLRLVGELARPVDREPVATLVCLHPLPTHGGMMDSHVFRKAAWRLPALADVAVLRFNTRGTSSVRGTSEGAFDNAVGERFDVAAAIEYAEFHELPNVWLLGWSFGTDLALKHGCDPAVSGAILLSPPLRYSKPEDLAQWARSGRPLVALVPEFDDYLRPEEARQRFAAVPQAEVVGVPGAKHLWVGDAERVLDEVVRRVNPAVPLPLPTTWDGPMETGDVSAYADRTVASFADRPVPGPPQAKAG, from the coding sequence GTGAGCACTCCGATCCGCGCGTCGTCCATCCTCCCCGGCCACCGGGAGGACATCGAGCTGCACACGGCCGACGGGCTGCGGCTGGTCGGTGAGCTGGCCCGGCCGGTGGACCGGGAGCCGGTGGCCACCCTGGTCTGCCTGCACCCGCTGCCCACCCACGGCGGGATGATGGACAGCCATGTGTTCCGCAAGGCGGCCTGGCGACTGCCCGCCCTGGCCGACGTCGCGGTGCTCCGGTTCAACACGCGGGGCACCAGCAGCGTGCGCGGCACCAGCGAGGGGGCGTTCGACAACGCGGTCGGGGAGCGCTTCGACGTGGCCGCCGCGATCGAGTACGCCGAGTTCCACGAGCTGCCGAACGTCTGGCTCCTCGGCTGGTCCTTCGGCACCGACCTGGCCCTCAAGCACGGCTGCGACCCAGCGGTGAGCGGCGCGATCCTGCTCTCCCCGCCGCTGCGCTACTCCAAGCCGGAGGACCTGGCGCAGTGGGCACGCTCCGGCCGTCCGCTGGTCGCGCTGGTGCCCGAGTTCGACGACTACCTGCGCCCGGAGGAGGCCCGGCAGCGGTTCGCCGCGGTCCCGCAGGCCGAGGTGGTGGGGGTGCCGGGGGCGAAGCACCTGTGGGTCGGTGACGCCGAGCGGGTGCTCGACGAGGTGGTCCGGCGGGTCAACCCGGCCGTCCCGCTGCCGCTGCCGACGACCTGGGACGGCCCGATGGAGACCGGCGACGTCAGCGCGTACGCCGACCGCACGGTGGCCTCGTTCGCGGACCGACCGGTGCCGGGCCCGCCGCAGGCGAAGGCCGGCTGA
- a CDS encoding serine/threonine-protein kinase: MTGLDERIVRALRENADRPVDAERLLTAAVNGGRARRRRRRAVLGAALGVAVALGAGGVVLRTPSAAPPTPAVTPSPAVVTPPRATGVPGAAARPELVGTDAGVLHYGVDPAVAEVVAWRSATGVESMRLDLGGGRQAMVVVAADAFVAETGDPAQLRDVGVGRLSTGTADDDRAPSGRPDYASLYRGLAHRLDQVTNGWVLRWQPVPGLYARVATTGDTAAEARRAATALRFDEARRCVAPIRLTALPPGARITECDVSARTLAWPRVQTSSGRSTPTPMPVVPADETSVTLRIALSGDATLPVRLDHSPTMGEERNTANRTIGGRPVFDMGDFWHVLGIPHTLLSMGWENRWERSPTLAEVTTVIGGLQVADDLGEAATWE; encoded by the coding sequence GTGACTGGTCTCGACGAGCGGATCGTGCGGGCACTCCGGGAGAACGCCGACCGGCCCGTGGACGCCGAACGGCTGCTGACGGCCGCGGTGAACGGGGGACGGGCCCGTCGGCGCCGTCGGCGGGCGGTGCTGGGTGCCGCGCTCGGCGTCGCGGTTGCGCTGGGGGCCGGGGGAGTGGTCCTGCGTACGCCCTCGGCGGCGCCGCCGACTCCGGCTGTGACGCCGAGCCCGGCGGTGGTCACGCCGCCCCGGGCCACGGGGGTGCCCGGGGCGGCGGCCCGCCCGGAGCTGGTCGGCACCGACGCGGGGGTGCTGCACTACGGGGTGGACCCGGCGGTGGCGGAGGTGGTGGCCTGGCGCTCCGCGACCGGTGTCGAGAGCATGCGACTGGACCTCGGGGGCGGCCGGCAGGCGATGGTCGTCGTCGCCGCCGACGCCTTCGTGGCCGAGACCGGCGACCCCGCGCAGCTCCGCGACGTCGGCGTGGGCCGGCTGAGTACGGGGACCGCGGACGACGACCGTGCCCCGTCCGGCCGCCCCGACTACGCCTCCCTCTATCGGGGGCTGGCGCACCGGCTCGACCAGGTGACGAACGGCTGGGTGCTGCGGTGGCAGCCCGTCCCGGGCCTCTACGCCCGGGTCGCCACCACCGGCGACACCGCCGCGGAGGCGCGTCGGGCGGCGACGGCGCTGCGCTTCGACGAGGCGCGTCGCTGCGTCGCGCCGATCCGGTTGACCGCGCTTCCCCCGGGTGCGCGGATCACCGAGTGTGACGTGTCGGCGCGGACCCTGGCCTGGCCCCGCGTGCAGACGTCCTCGGGGAGATCGACTCCGACGCCGATGCCCGTCGTGCCCGCGGATGAGACCAGTGTGACGCTGCGGATCGCCCTCAGCGGCGACGCCACCCTGCCGGTGCGCCTGGACCACTCCCCGACGATGGGCGAGGAGCGGAACACGGCGAACCGCACCATCGGTGGCCGTCCCGTCTTCGACATGGGTGACTTCTGGCACGTGCTCGGCATCCCGCACACCCTGCTGTCGATGGGCTGGGAGAACCGCTGGGAGCGGTCGCCCACCCTCGCCGAGGTCACCACGGTCATCGGCGGCCTCCAGGTGGCCGACGACCTTGGCGAGGCCGCGACCTGGGAGTGA
- a CDS encoding 3-hydroxyacyl-CoA dehydrogenase family protein: MAREFTSVGVVGLGTMGAGIVEVFARNGLAVVAVEISEGALERGRTNLTGSTDRAVAKGKLDPADRDALLGRVTFAVGLDALHSVDLVIEAVPEHLDLKQRIFAELDRVCKPEAILATNTSSLSVTEISVATTRPNQVIGIHFFNPAPVMKLVEVVRTVVTSADVVADVEALCARLGKVDVTINDRAGFIANALLFGYLNHAVGMFEAHYASREDIDAAMKLGCGLPMGPLALMDLIGLDTAYEILDTMYRRGGRDRRHAPVPLIKQMVTAGLLGRKSGRGFYTYERPGSPVVVPDEATPVATGATLADGARAIAKVGVVGSGTMATGIIEVFAKAGYEVVSVTRGAEKSAKVCDAVKTSLTKGVVRGKLSEDDRDAALGRITWSATLDHLADVDLVVEAVVEELSVKKALFASLDEICKPGVVLATTTSSLPVIDVAMATQRPADVVGLHFFNPAPIMPLVEVVRTIRTSPETTATARAVCAALGKTAVVCGDRSGFIVNALLFPYLNDAVKMLEASYSTADDIDHAMKLGCGYPMGPFELLDVVGLDVSLAIQRELYLELREPGFAPAPLLEHLVTAGYLGRKTGRGFRDHTHR; this comes from the coding sequence GTGGCGCGCGAGTTCACCAGCGTTGGCGTCGTGGGGCTGGGCACGATGGGTGCCGGCATCGTCGAGGTGTTCGCGCGCAACGGCCTGGCGGTCGTCGCCGTCGAGATCTCCGAGGGGGCGCTGGAACGTGGCCGCACCAACCTCACCGGCTCCACCGACCGGGCGGTCGCCAAGGGCAAGCTCGACCCGGCCGACCGGGACGCGCTGCTCGGCCGGGTGACCTTCGCGGTCGGCCTCGACGCCCTCCACTCGGTCGACCTCGTCATCGAGGCCGTCCCCGAGCACCTGGACCTGAAGCAGCGGATCTTCGCCGAGCTGGACCGGGTCTGCAAGCCCGAGGCGATCCTCGCCACCAACACCTCGTCGCTGAGCGTCACCGAGATCTCCGTCGCCACCACCCGGCCCAACCAGGTCATCGGCATCCACTTCTTCAACCCCGCCCCGGTGATGAAGCTGGTCGAGGTCGTCCGCACGGTGGTCACCTCGGCCGACGTGGTCGCCGACGTGGAGGCGCTCTGCGCCCGGCTCGGCAAGGTCGACGTCACCATCAACGACCGCGCCGGCTTCATCGCCAACGCCCTGCTCTTCGGCTACCTCAACCACGCCGTCGGCATGTTCGAGGCGCACTACGCCAGCCGCGAGGACATCGACGCCGCCATGAAACTCGGCTGCGGCCTGCCGATGGGGCCGCTCGCGCTGATGGACCTGATCGGCCTCGACACCGCGTACGAGATCCTCGACACCATGTACCGGCGCGGCGGGCGGGACCGCCGGCACGCCCCGGTGCCGCTGATCAAGCAGATGGTCACGGCGGGTCTGCTCGGCCGCAAGTCCGGGCGGGGCTTCTACACGTACGAGCGGCCGGGCTCCCCGGTCGTCGTACCGGACGAGGCGACGCCGGTGGCCACGGGCGCCACGCTCGCCGACGGCGCCCGCGCCATCGCCAAGGTCGGCGTGGTCGGTTCCGGGACGATGGCGACCGGCATCATCGAGGTCTTCGCGAAGGCCGGCTACGAGGTGGTGTCGGTGACCCGCGGCGCGGAGAAGTCCGCGAAGGTCTGCGACGCCGTGAAGACCTCGCTCACCAAGGGCGTGGTGCGCGGCAAGCTGAGCGAGGACGACCGGGACGCCGCGCTCGGCCGGATCACCTGGTCGGCCACCCTCGACCACCTCGCCGACGTCGACCTCGTGGTCGAGGCGGTGGTCGAGGAGCTGAGCGTGAAGAAGGCGCTCTTCGCCAGCCTCGACGAGATCTGCAAGCCGGGCGTCGTGCTCGCCACGACCACGTCCTCGCTGCCGGTGATCGATGTCGCGATGGCCACCCAGCGGCCCGCCGACGTGGTCGGGCTGCACTTCTTCAACCCGGCCCCGATCATGCCGCTGGTCGAGGTGGTGCGGACCATCCGGACGTCTCCGGAGACCACCGCCACCGCCCGGGCGGTGTGCGCCGCGCTCGGCAAGACCGCCGTGGTGTGCGGGGACCGCTCCGGGTTCATCGTCAACGCGCTGCTCTTCCCGTACCTCAACGACGCGGTGAAGATGCTGGAGGCCAGCTACTCGACCGCCGACGACATCGACCACGCCATGAAGCTCGGCTGCGGCTACCCGATGGGCCCCTTCGAGCTGCTCGACGTGGTCGGTCTGGACGTGTCGCTGGCCATCCAGCGGGAGCTCTACCTGGAGCTGCGCGAGCCGGGCTTCGCCCCCGCGCCACTGCTGGAGCACCTGGTCACCGCCGGCTACCTGGGTCGCAAGACCGGTCGGGGCTTCCGGGACCACACCCACCGCTGA
- the nucS gene encoding endonuclease NucS gives MRLVIAKCSVDYVGRLSAHLPPATRLLMVKADGSVSIHADDRAYKPLNWMSPPCRLEEAPGVWRVVNKAGEELRITLEEIFQDTSYELGVDPGLRKDGVEAHLQELLAANPETLGEGFTLVRREYMTAIGPVDLLCRDADSRSVAVEVKRRGEIDGVEQLTRYLELMNRDPLLAPVTGVFAAQEIKPQARVLATDRGIRCVVVDYDKLRGIERDELTLF, from the coding sequence GTGCGGTTGGTGATTGCGAAGTGCTCGGTGGACTACGTCGGACGGCTCTCGGCCCACCTGCCGCCGGCCACCCGGTTGCTCATGGTGAAGGCGGACGGGTCGGTCTCCATCCACGCCGACGACCGGGCGTACAAGCCGTTGAACTGGATGAGCCCGCCCTGTCGGCTGGAGGAGGCCCCCGGGGTGTGGCGGGTGGTCAACAAGGCCGGCGAGGAACTGCGGATCACCCTGGAGGAGATCTTCCAGGACACGTCGTACGAGCTGGGCGTCGACCCGGGACTGCGCAAGGACGGGGTCGAGGCACACCTCCAGGAGCTGCTGGCCGCCAACCCGGAGACCCTGGGTGAGGGGTTCACGCTGGTCCGCCGCGAGTACATGACCGCGATCGGGCCGGTGGACCTGCTCTGCCGGGACGCCGACTCCCGGTCGGTCGCCGTGGAGGTGAAGCGGCGCGGCGAGATCGACGGCGTGGAGCAGCTCACCCGCTACCTCGAGCTGATGAACCGCGACCCGCTGCTCGCGCCGGTCACCGGCGTGTTCGCCGCCCAGGAGATCAAGCCGCAGGCGCGGGTGCTCGCCACCGACCGGGGCATCCGCTGCGTGGTCGTCGACTACGACAAGCTGCGCGGCATCGAGCGCGACGAGCTGACCCTGTTCTGA
- a CDS encoding alpha/beta fold hydrolase — METEQRIVTANGITQAVRVAGPPDGVPVLLVHGNCSSSAFWEPLVRHLPGTLRVVAPDLRGYGDTETAPVNATRGLRDFADDVAALLDDPTLFADADARPVVVGHSLGGGVAMRLLVDHPHRVGGLLLSAPVSPYGFGGTRDLAGTPTTPEFAGTGAGTANPDFVARLAAKDRGEDAQTSPRNVLRAAYVADPAALGEDEDLLLDSLLSTATGDDNYPGTAVTSTNWPGTAPGERGVLNALAPTYFRIADELVEVPTKPPVTWVRGDADVIVSDTSLFDLAYLGSLGVVPGWPGAQDCPPQPMVGQTRAVLERYTAAGGSHREVVLPGCGHSPHLERPAEFVAELLSLATVAAA, encoded by the coding sequence ATGGAGACCGAGCAGCGGATCGTCACGGCCAACGGCATCACCCAGGCGGTACGGGTCGCCGGGCCGCCGGACGGCGTACCGGTGCTCCTCGTGCACGGCAACTGCTCCTCCTCGGCGTTCTGGGAGCCGCTGGTGCGGCACCTGCCGGGCACGCTGCGCGTGGTCGCACCCGACCTGCGCGGCTACGGCGACACCGAGACCGCCCCGGTGAACGCCACCCGAGGGCTGCGCGACTTCGCCGACGACGTGGCCGCCCTGCTCGACGACCCCACCCTGTTCGCCGACGCCGATGCGCGCCCGGTGGTCGTCGGTCACTCGCTCGGTGGCGGCGTGGCCATGCGCCTGCTCGTCGACCACCCGCACCGGGTGGGCGGGCTGCTGCTCTCCGCGCCGGTCTCCCCGTACGGCTTCGGCGGCACCCGGGACCTGGCCGGCACGCCCACCACGCCCGAATTCGCCGGCACCGGCGCGGGCACCGCCAACCCCGACTTCGTCGCCCGGCTCGCCGCCAAGGACCGGGGCGAGGACGCCCAGACGAGCCCGCGCAACGTGCTGCGGGCCGCGTACGTGGCGGACCCCGCCGCCCTCGGCGAGGACGAGGACCTGCTGCTCGACAGCCTGCTCTCCACCGCCACCGGAGACGACAACTACCCGGGCACGGCCGTCACCTCGACCAACTGGCCCGGCACGGCGCCCGGCGAGCGGGGCGTGCTCAACGCGCTCGCGCCGACGTACTTCCGGATCGCCGACGAGCTGGTCGAGGTGCCGACGAAGCCTCCGGTCACCTGGGTACGCGGCGACGCCGACGTGATCGTCTCCGACACCTCGCTGTTCGACCTGGCGTACCTCGGGTCGCTGGGCGTGGTGCCCGGCTGGCCCGGCGCCCAGGACTGCCCGCCCCAGCCGATGGTCGGCCAGACCCGGGCGGTGCTGGAGCGCTACACGGCCGCCGGTGGGAGCCACCGCGAGGTGGTGCTCCCGGGCTGCGGGCACAGCCCGCACCTGGAGCGGCCGGCGGAGTTCGTCGCCGAACTGCTGTCCCTCGCCACCGTTGCGGCGGCCTGA
- a CDS encoding aldehyde dehydrogenase family protein, giving the protein MTAVHVPGAPFVSDGLLVSTSPATGAEAGRFPVASAAEVAAAVDRARAAGQWWAGLGFAARRERLLRWRSLVARRIEQLAELVHVEGGKPVADAVVEVVTAVEHIDWAARNARRVLGPRRVRSRLILAEFSGHLEYQPHGVVGVIGPWNYPVFTPIGSAAYALAAGNAVVLKPSEYTPAVGQWLVDTFAEVVPEHPVFTAVHGLGDVGAALCRSGVDKVAFTGSTATAKKVMAACAESLTPVLVEAGGKDAMIVDADADLDAAAEACVWGALTNAGQTCIGIERVYAVEPVFDAFVDKVVARAGRLTVGPEGTDIGPITMPAQVDVIRRHIDDALARGGRAVLGGAEAVQPPYVRPTVLVDVPEESAAVREETFGPTLTINRVRDAEEALARANALPYGLGGSVFGRRRAVAIARRLRSGMASVNSTLTFAGMSTLPFGGVGESGFGRIHGEDGLREFGRPKSITRRRARSLLPSMTFERTPADVARLVKAVKLMYGR; this is encoded by the coding sequence ATGACGGCTGTGCATGTCCCCGGCGCCCCGTTCGTCTCCGACGGCCTGCTGGTCTCCACCAGCCCGGCCACCGGGGCCGAGGCCGGCCGCTTCCCGGTCGCCAGCGCGGCCGAGGTCGCGGCGGCCGTCGACCGGGCCCGCGCCGCCGGGCAGTGGTGGGCCGGGTTGGGCTTCGCCGCCCGTCGGGAGCGGCTGCTCCGCTGGCGGTCGCTGGTCGCCCGCCGCATCGAGCAGCTCGCCGAGCTGGTGCACGTCGAGGGCGGCAAGCCGGTCGCCGACGCCGTCGTCGAGGTCGTCACCGCGGTCGAGCACATCGACTGGGCCGCCCGCAACGCCCGGCGGGTGCTCGGTCCACGCCGGGTGCGGTCCCGGCTGATCCTCGCCGAGTTCTCCGGCCACCTCGAATACCAGCCGCACGGCGTCGTCGGCGTGATCGGCCCGTGGAACTATCCGGTCTTCACGCCGATCGGCTCCGCCGCGTACGCCTTGGCCGCCGGCAACGCGGTCGTGCTCAAGCCGAGCGAGTACACGCCGGCCGTGGGTCAGTGGCTGGTGGACACGTTCGCCGAGGTGGTGCCTGAGCACCCCGTGTTCACCGCCGTGCACGGGCTCGGCGACGTGGGCGCCGCCCTCTGCCGCTCCGGCGTCGACAAGGTCGCCTTCACCGGGTCGACGGCCACGGCCAAGAAGGTGATGGCCGCCTGCGCCGAGTCCCTCACCCCGGTGCTCGTGGAGGCGGGCGGCAAGGACGCCATGATCGTCGATGCGGACGCCGACCTGGACGCCGCCGCCGAGGCGTGCGTGTGGGGCGCGCTGACCAACGCCGGGCAGACCTGCATCGGCATCGAGCGGGTCTACGCCGTCGAGCCGGTCTTCGACGCCTTCGTCGACAAGGTGGTCGCCCGGGCGGGCCGGCTCACCGTCGGCCCCGAGGGCACCGACATCGGGCCGATCACCATGCCGGCGCAGGTGGACGTGATCCGCCGGCACATCGACGACGCGTTGGCGCGGGGTGGCCGGGCCGTGCTGGGCGGCGCCGAGGCGGTGCAGCCGCCGTACGTCCGGCCCACCGTCCTCGTGGACGTTCCCGAGGAGTCGGCCGCCGTCCGCGAGGAGACCTTCGGGCCCACGCTGACCATCAACCGGGTACGCGACGCCGAGGAGGCGCTCGCGCGGGCCAACGCCCTACCGTACGGCCTGGGTGGTTCCGTCTTCGGCCGGCGCCGCGCGGTGGCGATCGCCCGGCGGCTGCGCTCCGGGATGGCGTCGGTCAACTCGACCCTGACGTTCGCCGGGATGTCCACGCTGCCGTTCGGCGGTGTCGGCGAGTCCGGCTTCGGCCGGATCCACGGCGAGGACGGGTTGCGCGAGTTCGGCCGACCCAAGTCGATCACACGGCGTCGGGCCCGTTCCCTGCTGCCGTCGATGACCTTCGAGCGCACCCCCGCCGACGTAGCCCGGCTCGTCAAGGCCGTCAAGCTGATGTACGGGCGCTGA
- a CDS encoding AI-2E family transporter — translation MTQDGPRADGPDQGDGEHPDPEPARARRHTPAPHAEPTPHDPPADDPSTAPFDPPPGAGTGRFGPPGRPLRRNSFLLGFTGALGVLSAYTLYLGVRNAAGILVLVLIALFLAIGLNPAVARLRKWGLPHGLAVTVVALTVVLLLCGGVVALVPPIVTQSGQFLEQLPHLVQDLRRNETVNDLVERYDLVQRVQGAVNAETVSRALGGVLGGAQLIFGTIFRILTVLVLTIYFLAYFNRLRALGYALVPRSRRERVQLIGDEILAKVGAYMVGALSIAVLAGLSTFIFALIVGLAYPIALAVVVAVTDLIPQIGATLGAVIVSLVGFATDLSAGIACVVFFLVYQQVENYLIYPKVMRRSVQVNEVAALLAALLGVALIGVVGALIAIPTVAAIQLILREVVLPRQQSR, via the coding sequence GTGACGCAGGACGGGCCGAGGGCCGACGGACCGGACCAGGGGGACGGGGAGCATCCCGACCCGGAGCCGGCCCGCGCACGACGGCACACCCCTGCCCCGCACGCGGAGCCGACGCCGCACGACCCGCCGGCGGACGACCCGTCGACCGCACCGTTCGACCCGCCCCCGGGCGCCGGCACCGGGCGGTTCGGGCCGCCCGGGCGGCCACTGCGCCGCAACAGCTTCCTGCTCGGCTTCACCGGGGCGCTCGGCGTGCTGTCGGCGTACACCCTCTATCTCGGCGTCCGCAACGCGGCCGGCATCCTGGTCCTGGTCCTCATCGCGCTCTTCCTCGCGATCGGCCTCAACCCGGCGGTGGCCCGGCTGCGGAAATGGGGCCTGCCGCACGGCCTCGCCGTCACCGTGGTCGCCCTCACCGTGGTGCTGCTGCTCTGCGGCGGCGTGGTGGCGCTGGTGCCGCCGATCGTCACCCAGTCCGGCCAGTTCCTCGAACAGCTACCGCACCTGGTGCAGGACCTGCGCCGCAACGAGACGGTCAACGACCTCGTCGAGCGGTACGACCTGGTGCAGCGGGTGCAGGGCGCGGTGAACGCGGAGACCGTGAGCCGGGCGCTCGGCGGGGTGCTCGGCGGCGCTCAACTGATCTTCGGCACCATCTTCCGGATCCTCACGGTGCTGGTGCTGACCATCTACTTCCTGGCGTACTTCAACCGGCTCCGCGCCCTCGGCTACGCCCTGGTGCCCCGGTCCCGCCGCGAGCGGGTGCAGCTGATCGGCGACGAGATCCTGGCCAAGGTCGGCGCCTACATGGTCGGCGCGCTGTCCATCGCGGTGCTGGCCGGGCTGAGCACGTTCATCTTCGCGCTGATCGTCGGGCTGGCCTACCCGATCGCGTTGGCGGTGGTGGTCGCGGTCACCGACCTGATCCCGCAGATCGGCGCCACCCTCGGCGCGGTGATCGTGAGTCTCGTCGGCTTCGCCACCGACCTGTCGGCCGGCATCGCCTGCGTGGTGTTCTTCCTCGTCTACCAACAGGTCGAGAACTACCTCATCTACCCGAAGGTGATGCGCCGTTCGGTGCAGGTCAACGAGGTGGCCGCCCTGCTCGCCGCGCTCCTGGGGGTCGCCCTCATCGGCGTGGTCGGCGCGCTGATCGCCATTCCGACGGTGGCCGCCATCCAACTCATCCTGCGCGAGGTGGTGCTGCCCCGACAGCAGTCGCGGTGA